A single window of Myxocyprinus asiaticus isolate MX2 ecotype Aquarium Trade chromosome 34, UBuf_Myxa_2, whole genome shotgun sequence DNA harbors:
- the LOC127424913 gene encoding SWI/SNF complex subunit SMARCC1-like isoform X3, whose protein sequence is MFVCVEKTLIQNNLLSRPVVYLSPDLEQKQALKLKDIVMRHQGTVTEEKSQATHQIYPSPSTEDEEEWLRPVMRLDQQVMVHWGMFPDSYDSLMSASDVDGEVEEPPNPDRCWKVHAKWVLDTDTFNEWMNEEDYEIDENGNSVSFRRRIYQSEGEQKSVKKRRRSPSPSSSESRKKGGKKGSWPYKRRGQQEEEEPEEDLTKDMEDPTPVPNMEEVILPKNVNLKKDSENTPVKGGIMADLDDQEEDLLSGVRDEEEQREFGRGMEGEESATEQTHHIIVPTYASWFDYNCIHQIERRALPEFFNGKNKSKTPEIYLAYRNFMIDTFRLNPQEYLSSTSCRRNLTGDVCALVRVHSFLEQWGLINYQVDAESRPLPMGPPPTPHFNVLTDTPSGLVPLQHRPLQVSASQHMLHFPEKSREKPSDLQNFGLRIDIYAKKHPKSKGASAGREWTEQETLLLLEALQMYKDDWNKVSEHVGSRTQDDCILHFLRLPIEDPYLENSEASMGPLAYQPVPFSQSGNPVMSTVAFLASVVDPRVASAAAKAALEEFSRAREEAPPEFFNASFHKSQRVGHNLDPAFTLQPSGIAELEPDQLEKTDGTGIEKMIAESEQHIKPEVDGVLGKGQRVKNEEKEESEGERGEESTAEESFELGHGQGEGEDMGRCAELELVEGNIATAAAAALASAATKAKHLAAVEERKIKSLVALLVETQMKKLEIKLRHFEELETIMDREKEALEQQRQQLLSERQNFHLEQVKYAEVKARQHMEQQQQAGASQSSSTAYNPLHHGRSVGSAGTGQVMGARHPGAPNGMYQTPPSSQADGAASM, encoded by the exons CAAGCTACCCACCAGATATACCCATCACCCTCCACAGAAGATGAAG AAGAGTGGCTAAGACCAGTCATGCGATTAGATCAGCAAGTAATGGTGCATTGGGGCATGTTCCCAGATAG ttatgaCTCTCTTATGTCAGCAAGTGATGTGGATGGAGAAGTGGAGGAACCCCCTAACCCAGACAGGTGCTGGAAG GTTCATGCCAAATGGGTCCTCGACACTGACACATTTAATGAGTGGATGAACGAGGAAGACTATGAGATAGATGAAAATGGGAATAGTGTGAGCTTCCGGCGGCGTATCTACCAAAGTGAAGGG GAACAGAAATCTGTGAAGAAGCGGCGACGCTCACCTTCTCCATCATCCTCTGAGTCTAGGAAGAAGGGAGGAAAGAAAGG TTCATGGCCATATAAGAGGCGTGGACAACAAGAAGAGGAGGAGCCAGAGGAAGACCTCACTAAAGACATGGAGGATCCAACACCTGTCCCTAACATGGAAGAAGTTATACTGCCTAAAAATG TGAATCTAAAAAAAGACAGTGAAAACACCCCAGTCAAAGGAGGGATAATGGCTGACTTAG ATGACCAGGAAGAAGACCTTCTCTCTGGAGTTAGA GATGAAGAGGAACAGAGGGAGTTTGGCCGTGGGATGGAGGGAGAGGAGAGTGCTACAGAACAAACACATCACATCATTGTACCCACCTATGCATCCTGGTTTGACTACAACTG TATTCATCAGATAGAGAGACGAGCACTGCCTGAGTTCTTTAATGGCAAAAATAAGTCCAAAACACCAGAAAT ATATCTGGCATACCGCAACTTCATGATTGACACATTTCGGCTAAACCCTCAAGAGTATTTGTCCTCAACCTCCTGCAGACGAAACCTGACAGGAGATGTTTGTGCACTTGTAAG AGTTCATTCATTTTTGGAGCAGTGGGGTTTGATAAATTATCAGGTGGATGCAGAGAGTCGACCCCTCCCTATGGGCCCACCCCCAACACCACACTTTAACGTTCTTACAGACACTCCTTCAGGACTTGTCCCGCTACAGCACAGACCCTTACAG gTTTCAGCCTCTCAGCATATGTTGCATTTCCCAGAAAAGTCCAGAGAAAAGCCATCTGACCTACAGAACTTTGGTCTGCGGATAGACATTTATGCCAAGAAACATCCTAAG AGTAAAGGTGCAAGTGCAGGGAGAGAATGGACAGAACAAGAAACACTGTTGCTTTTGGAG GCTTTACAGATGTATAAAGATGACTGGAACAAGGTGTCGGAACACGTGGGCAGCCGTACGCAGGATGACTGTATTCTTCACTTCTTGCGGTTGCCTATAGAGGACCCGTATCTAGAGAACTCTGAAGCCTCTATGGGCCCACTAGCCTATCAGCCTGTTCCCTTCAGCCAGTCAGGGAACCCTGTAATGAGCACTGTTGCTTTCCTTGCGTCTGTGGTCGACCCTCGAGTGGCCTCTGCAGCCGCCAAGGCAGCGTTGG AGGAGTTCTCGAGAGCAAGAGAGGAGGCCCCGCCAGAATTCTTCAACGCCAGCTTTCACAAATCACAGAGAGTTGGGCATAATTTAGATCCTGCCTTTACCCTACAACCAAGCGGTATTGCAGAACTTGAGCCAGACCAATTAGAAAAGACTG ATGGGACTGGTATAGAAAAGATGATTGCCGAATCTGAGCAGCATATAAAG CCTGAGGTTGATGGTGTCTTGGGAAAGGGACAGCGTGTGAAAAATGAGGAGAAAGAAGAAAGtgaaggagagagaggagaggagagcacTGCAG AGGAGAGTTTTGAGTTGGGCCATGGccaaggggagggggaggacatgGGGAGATGTGCAGAGCTTGAGCTGGTGGAGGGAAACATCGCCACAGCCGCTGCTGCAGCACTAGCCTCGGCTGCTACCAAAGCAAAG CATTTGGCTGCAGTGGAAGAGAGAAAGATTAAGTCTCTGGTGGCTCTCCTGGTTGAAACTCAGATGAAAAAGTTGGAGATCAAACTGAGACACTTTGAAGAGCTGGAGACCATTATGGATCGAGAAAAAGAGGCG TTGGAGCAGCAGAGACAGCAGTTATTGTCTGAAAGGCAGAACTTCCACCTGGAGCAGGTGAAATATGCTGAGGTGAAAGCACGACAGCACATGGAACAGCAGCAGCAAGCAGGAGCTTCACAGAGCAGCAGCACAGCATATAACCCTCTTCACCatg GTCGTTCGGTGGGCAGTGCTGGTACTGGACAGGTGATGGGTGCACGGCACCCCGGAGCTCCAAATGGCATGT ACCAAACTCCACCTTCCTCACAGGCTGATGGGGCCGCATCCATGTGA